The following coding sequences lie in one Arachis ipaensis cultivar K30076 chromosome B03, Araip1.1, whole genome shotgun sequence genomic window:
- the LOC110269545 gene encoding homeobox-leucine zipper protein ROC3-like: MEVVEEYTLVKQTNDFLVVGVAQQKKSQKVFQLSLIAFTPSHCTLSSSLLRLPNITVSLGVLFSLPLLENVLQFSLIAFTPPHSFVAVVVPPKYHRLIGCSIFFFCQAVTVFEDIINSHEIKVITFGISRVLKGVMASPMGSSSTAGGATDGTDDEGQNRPQNSRRFYHRHTPHQIAKLEEAFNACAHPNDSMRRQLGTELGLEPRQVKFWFQNRRTQAKAQADRSNNCALRRENERMMAENLMFRESLKNVVCVTCGGPTVTEDDCQIRLEQFKLENDFLVQEASTSN; encoded by the exons AAAAGGTATTCCAACTCTCTCTAATTGCGTTTACTCCTTCCCATTGTACTCTTTCATCGTCGTTGTTACGCCTCCCAAATATCACCGTCTCATTGGGTGTCTTGTTTTCTCTTCCTCTTCTAGAAAATGTACTCCAATTCTCTCTAATTGCGTTTACTCCTCCTCACTCCTTTGTCGCCGTCGTTGTGCCTCCTAAGTATCACCGTCTTATTGGGtgttccattttcttcttctgtcAGGCCGTCACAGTCTTCGAAGATATTATTAACTCTCATGAGATTAAA GTAATAACATTTGGTATCAGCAGGGTTTTGAAGGGAGTAATGGCTTCTCCAATGGGGTCATCATCAACGGCTGGTGGTGCTACTGATGGTACTGATGATGAGGGGCAAAATCGTCCTCAAAATTCTCGAAGGTTTTACCATCGTCACACTCCCCATCAGATAGCAAAGCTTGAGGA AGCGTTCAACGCATGTGCACATCCAAATGATAGCATGCGGCGACAACTAGGCACAGAACTAGGGCTTGAACCCAGACAAGTCAAATTTTGGTTTCAGAATAGGAGGACCCAAGCAAAG GCTCAAGCTGATAGATCAAATAACTGTGCTCTTCGGCGAGAGAATGAGAGAATGATGGCAGAAAACTTGATGTTCAGAGAGTCCTTGAAGAATGTAGTTTGCGTAACTTGTGGTGGTCCAACCGTAACGGAGGATGATTGCCAAATTCGCTTGGAACAATTCAAGTTGGAAAATGATTTTCTTGTGCAAGAGGCTAGTACTTCTAATTAG